The DNA sequence TTCAGTTCCTGTTCGATCTCGGCTTGAGCCTGAGCCTTCACACGGTCAGCTTCGACGCGAGCCTGTTCACGGGCTTCCTCGACAAGCTGAGCAGCGCGTTTCTTGCTTTGCTCAATGATTTCGGCTGCCTGTGCCTTTGCTTCACGCAGTTGCTGACCCGCTTTCTCTTGGGCCAGCTCCAGGTCGCGAGCTGCGCGGTTGGCAGCGTCCAAGCCGTCGGCAATCTTCTTTTGGCGCTCTTGCAGAGCAGTGATGACCGGAGGCCATACATACTTCATGCAGAAGAGTACAAAAATCAGAAAAGCAACGGATTGGCCAATCAGGGTTGCATTAATGTTCACGCCAACACCTCGCTCGGTCTTTGTCCATCACACCAATCAACTCGTGGAAACGAGTGATTAGCCGGCGATCTGACCAACGAAGGGGTTCGCGAAGGTGAAGAACAGGGCGATACCAACACCGATCATGGTTACGGCGTCGAGCAGACCGGCAACGATGAACATTTTGACCTGCAGCATCGGAACCATTTCAGGCTGACGAGCAGCGCCTTCCAGGAACTTGCCGCCCAGCAGGCCGAAACCAATGGCGGTACCCAGAGCACCCAGGCCGATCAGCAGAGCAACAGCGATAGCGGTCAGACCAACTACAGTTTCCATCTTTCCTCCCGACTTTTACGTCGTATTGGTTAGGTTTTTAGTTTGAAGCGGTAAAACAAATCGTTTGGTACAGCATGCCCTTGCGGACTTTTTAAGCCCTCCCCCCAAACGAGCGGGGAAGGCTATCAGACACGCCAGGCGGTCTTAATGGTTATCTTCGTGAGCCATCGACAGGTAGACGATGGTAAGCATCATGAAGATGAAGGCTTGCAGGGTGATGATCAGGATGTGGAACACAGCCCACGCCCACTGCAGCACCACACCCAGGCCGCTGAGCCACAGGATGCCGGCGCCGAACATCACGGCGATCAGGATGAACACCAGCTCGCCAGCGTACATGTTGCCGAACAGACGCAGTGCCAGCGAGATCGGCTTGGCGATCAGGGTGACGAATTCCAGCAGGAAGTTGACCGGAATCAGCAGGATCTGCACGAAGATGTTCTTGCTGCCGAACGGGTGCAGGGTCAGCTCACCGATGAAGCCGCCCAGGCCCTTGACCTTGATGCTGTAGAAGATGATCAGGGCGAACACGCAGAAGGCCATGGCCAGGGTCGCGTTCGGGTCGGTGGTCGACACGGCGCGGAACGGAATGTGCGGGTCACCGGAGATCAGGATGGCCAGCTGAGGAATCCAGTCGACCGGTACCAGGTCGATGGCGTTCATCAGGAACACCCAGACGAAAATGGTCAGCGCCAGCGGGGCGATTACCGGGCTACGGCCGTGGAAGGAGTCCTTCACGCTGCCGTTGACGAAATCCACCAGCACTTCAACGAAGTTCTGCAGGCCGCCAGGTTGGCCGGAAGTCGCCTTCTTGGCCGCCATGCGGAAGATGAACAGGAAGATCAGACCCAGCGCGACGGACCAACCCAGGGTGTCCAGGTGGAACGCCCAGAAGCCCATTGCCTTGGCTTCTGCAGCCGAATGGGCGAAGCCCCAGCTGCCGTCTGGTAGTTGACCGTAGGTCAGGTTCTGCAAGTGGTGCTGGATATAGCCCGAAGCGGTTTCTGCTGCCATGGTTGCCTCAAACGCCCTAAGGTCTCGAAAGTCTTTTATTCATCAGCAGGGGCGCGAACCAGCTGACCAAAAGGGTCAGCACGAAGACGCCGAATACTGCTAACGGCGCCAATGGCTTCACTCCTGCGAAGGTCAGTGCAAAAAGCACTGCCGTCAAAATCATCTTGCCTGCCTCGCCAGCGTAGAACGACTTGACGATGGCTTGTGCCGCCCGGGCTCCGCTGAAGCGAAAAGCCTTCCAGGCGAAGTACACATTGGGTAGCCAGGCAATCAAACCTCCGCAAAGGCCTGAATATCCACTGACCGCCCCTTTCCACTGCCACAACACCAAGGTTGCCAGCAGCAGTACGACGAATTGAGCCAGCAGTACCGGAAAAACCGCCCAGCGATGGAAAGGCAGGCGGTTTGGCGTGCGGATTTCCATCACAACTGCTCCTCGGAAGTCGACCAACAAGTCAGCTATGACTTGGCATAATTTGTGCCGACAAAATGCGCGCAGAGTATAGGGGTGGATTAACCCCTATTCAACTCTTCGTAGTGATTTCCGACTGCACGCTACAACAGGAATTGTTTCAGCGGATGTGAGCAAGCACACCTTGCAACTCGTCAAGCGAGTTGTAGCGAATAACCAACTGGCCTTTGCCCTTGTTGCCATGACGGATCTGCACGGCCGAGCCCAGGCGCTCTGCGAGACGCTGTTCAAGGCGTGCGATATCCGGATCAGGTTTGCTCGGCTCGACCGGATCAGGTTTGTCGCTGAGCCACTGACGAACCAGTGCCTCGGTTTGGCGCACGGTGAGGCCGCGTGCGACAACATGACGCGCCCCCTCTTCCTGACGGCCTTCTTCCAGCCCGAGCAATGCACGCGCGTGGCCCATCTCCAGGTCGCCATGGGCGAGCATGGTCTTGATCGCCTCAGGCAAGGTGATCAGGCGCAGCAGGTTGGCCACGGTTACCCGCGACTTGCCTACGGCGTCGGCCACCTGCTGCTGGGTGAGTTCGAATTCCTGCTGCAGGCGCTGCAGCGCCAGGGCCTCTTCCAACGGGTTGAGGTCTTCGCGCTGGATGTTCTCGATCAGCGCCATGGCGATGGCAGCTTCGTCGGGCACTTCGCGGACCATGGCCGGGATCTTGTCCAGGCCAGCCTGCTGGGTAGCACGCCAGCGGCGCTCACCGGCGATGATCTCGTAGCGGTTGTCGCCGATCGGGCGCACCACGATCGGTTGCATCACGCCATGGTTGCGAATCGAGTGCGCAAGCTCTTCCAGCGCCTCCGGGTCCATGTCCCGGCGCGGCTGGTACTTGCCACGCTGGATCAGCTCGACCGGCAGGTGTTGCAGTTCTTTCTGGTCGATCTTCACAGCCTGCTCTTCGAGCGCGCTGACGGAAGGACCACTGAGCAGTGCATCCAACCCACGTCCGAGACCCCGTTTCTTGACGGCCATACGGATTCCTTAAGTTGTTTGTGCAGTGCGTGATTGACGGCGTTGGCGGCGGACCAGTTCCCCGGCCAGGGCCAGATACGCCAGCGCGCCGCGCGATTGCTTGTCGTAGGCCAGG is a window from the Pseudomonas anuradhapurensis genome containing:
- a CDS encoding F0F1 ATP synthase subunit B, translating into MNINATLIGQSVAFLIFVLFCMKYVWPPVITALQERQKKIADGLDAANRAARDLELAQEKAGQQLREAKAQAAEIIEQSKKRAAQLVEEAREQARVEADRVKAQAQAEIEQELNSVKDALRAQVGALAVGGAEKILGATIDQNAHAELVNKLAAEI
- a CDS encoding ParB/RepB/Spo0J family partition protein, encoding MAVKKRGLGRGLDALLSGPSVSALEEQAVKIDQKELQHLPVELIQRGKYQPRRDMDPEALEELAHSIRNHGVMQPIVVRPIGDNRYEIIAGERRWRATQQAGLDKIPAMVREVPDEAAIAMALIENIQREDLNPLEEALALQRLQQEFELTQQQVADAVGKSRVTVANLLRLITLPEAIKTMLAHGDLEMGHARALLGLEEGRQEEGARHVVARGLTVRQTEALVRQWLSDKPDPVEPSKPDPDIARLEQRLAERLGSAVQIRHGNKGKGQLVIRYNSLDELQGVLAHIR
- the atpB gene encoding F0F1 ATP synthase subunit A, translating into MAAETASGYIQHHLQNLTYGQLPDGSWGFAHSAAEAKAMGFWAFHLDTLGWSVALGLIFLFIFRMAAKKATSGQPGGLQNFVEVLVDFVNGSVKDSFHGRSPVIAPLALTIFVWVFLMNAIDLVPVDWIPQLAILISGDPHIPFRAVSTTDPNATLAMAFCVFALIIFYSIKVKGLGGFIGELTLHPFGSKNIFVQILLIPVNFLLEFVTLIAKPISLALRLFGNMYAGELVFILIAVMFGAGILWLSGLGVVLQWAWAVFHILIITLQAFIFMMLTIVYLSMAHEDNH
- a CDS encoding F0F1 ATP synthase subunit I, whose protein sequence is MEIRTPNRLPFHRWAVFPVLLAQFVVLLLATLVLWQWKGAVSGYSGLCGGLIAWLPNVYFAWKAFRFSGARAAQAIVKSFYAGEAGKMILTAVLFALTFAGVKPLAPLAVFGVFVLTLLVSWFAPLLMNKRLSRP
- the atpE gene encoding F0F1 ATP synthase subunit C, giving the protein METVVGLTAIAVALLIGLGALGTAIGFGLLGGKFLEGAARQPEMVPMLQVKMFIVAGLLDAVTMIGVGIALFFTFANPFVGQIAG